From a region of the Streptomyces venezuelae genome:
- a CDS encoding STM4015 family protein, giving the protein MSYPRHLTESCGLPVFDFPTPEDAETTPLPAADTVAWRISCDSYDSEESWTEAFARFVGAVDTTLVRAIVVGSWEEAYETGPEEIIGALLGARTRLPALRGLFLGDMESEQCEISWIVQSDVGPLLDAFPELEEFGVRGGSGLGFPGVTHGRLRTLIVETGGMPAEAVRGVAASDLPLLENLDLWLGTSEYGGDAVIADVAPILDGDRLPRLRHLALRNSDIQDEIAAAVASAPVVARLEVLDLSMGVLTDEGGAALLAGQPLTHLKKLDLHHNYLGAPLRERLQEVLGGAGVTLDLDRGHADEDEDDGRVWRYVAVGE; this is encoded by the coding sequence ATGAGCTACCCGAGGCATCTGACGGAATCGTGCGGGCTGCCCGTCTTCGACTTCCCGACCCCGGAGGACGCGGAGACGACCCCGCTGCCCGCGGCGGACACCGTCGCATGGCGTATCTCCTGCGACAGCTACGACAGCGAGGAGAGCTGGACCGAGGCGTTCGCCCGGTTCGTCGGCGCGGTCGACACCACCCTGGTCCGCGCGATCGTGGTCGGCTCCTGGGAGGAGGCCTACGAGACCGGGCCCGAGGAGATCATCGGCGCCCTCCTCGGCGCGCGCACGCGCCTGCCCGCGCTGCGGGGCCTGTTCCTCGGGGACATGGAGTCCGAGCAGTGCGAGATCTCCTGGATCGTCCAGAGCGACGTCGGCCCGCTCCTCGACGCCTTCCCGGAGCTGGAGGAGTTCGGCGTGCGCGGCGGCTCGGGGCTGGGCTTCCCCGGCGTGACGCACGGCAGGCTCCGCACCCTGATCGTCGAGACCGGCGGCATGCCCGCCGAGGCGGTCCGCGGCGTCGCCGCCAGCGACCTGCCCCTCCTGGAGAACCTCGACCTGTGGCTCGGCACGTCCGAGTACGGCGGGGACGCCGTCATCGCGGACGTCGCGCCGATCCTCGACGGGGACCGCCTGCCGCGCCTGCGCCACCTGGCCCTGCGCAACAGCGACATCCAGGACGAGATCGCCGCCGCCGTCGCGTCCGCGCCCGTGGTCGCCCGTCTGGAAGTCCTGGACCTGTCCATGGGCGTCCTCACCGACGAGGGCGGGGCCGCGCTGCTCGCGGGCCAGCCGCTGACGCACCTCAAGAAGCTGGACCTGCACCACAACTACCTCGGTGCGCCGCTGCGCGAGCGCCTCCAGGAGGTCCTGGGCGGTGCCGGCG